The genomic interval TCATCTATGGGTGGAAGGGTTCTTTGAAGTATTTGCCACCGTTGCGATTGCTTTTATCTTCTTTAACTTAGGGTTGGTGACTCGCCGTACTGCCACTGCTTCATCTATTACTTCAGGTGCGTTGTTCTTACTGGGCGGTGTTCCTGGTACTTTCCACCACTTGTATTTTACGGGTACGACTACCCCAATCATGGCAATCGGTGCGTCATTTTCTGCCCTTGAAGTGGTGCCACTGGTAGTGTTGGGTTATGAAGGCTATGAGCATTGGTCTATGCAGCGCCATGCAGCTTGGATGGATCGTTTAAAATGGCCTGTACTATTCTTCGTTGCGGTTGCGTTCTGGAACATGTTAGGTGCGGGTGTGTTTGGTTTTATGATTAATCCACCGATCTCACTATTTTATCTACAAGGTTTGAATACCACTGCGGTTCACTCTCATGCGGCGCTATTTGGGGTATATGGTTTCTTGGCACTCGGTTTTATCTTACTGGTGATGCGCTACATCCGCCCACAATACCGCTTTAATGATCGCTTAATGAAAGTAGGTTTTTGGGGATTGAATCTTGGCTTAGTCGGTATGATTGTGACTAGCTTACTACCAATCGGTATTTATCAAGCCTATGCGTCCATGACACAAGGTCTATGGTATGCCCGTAGTGAAGGCTTCTTGCAACAAGATTTCTTAGAAACCTTACGCTGGATTCGCACCATCAGTGACTTAGTCTTTATCGCAGGTGGGTGTAGTGTGGCTTGGCAAGTGGTAAAAATGGCATTTAACATCGGTTCGCCTGATGCGGCAGTACCTGTACAGCCTTTTGACACGGTTGAAGAAAATCCAGACCCTGCCACCCCTGCACATCGTGTATAATTGGTCACTAAAAAAACAGAGCATCTAGGATGCTCTGTTTTTTTATTCAATACGCATAAAAAAAAGCGCGTTGATTATCGCGCTTTTACCGCTACTAGCAAGAATCATGATAATAACGCGCGTATCTCTTCAGGATTGCTAACCAAATCAGCGAGCGAGTAACGATCAAACACGGTTAAAAACGCTTCAATCGCTTCAAACAAGATAGGTTTTAGTTGGCATACGGGCGAGATGACACAACTAGAATAAACGGGCAGTTGTTCTTTTTTTTCAATCCAATGATGTGGGGCGATGGGAATTTCTTTACTGACTTGGGAGAAATTTACTACACCAATTTGTTCGGCATGGATAGTCATATCGGCACTATTCCCCCCATCATCAGTCACCCCGTCATCTTTTTTGGATAAATGATTGCCAAAAAAACAATCGACCATCCCAAAATCAACCTCAGTATGGCGTAGCACCGTACCGATGTTGATGTCTTTTGGGGCAAACGCAAGGCGAATACCACCGTTTTTGCCGCGTACACTTTCAATGAGTCCAATCTTACTCAGATGATGGACGATCTTCATCAAATGATTCTTAGAGATTTGGTAGCTATCGGCAATCGCTTGAATGTTGCCAAGTTCATGCTGTTTTGGGACGACGGCTAAATAAATTAAAGTGCGTAATGCATAGTCACTGTATTGGGTAATTCTCATATTATCTCGGTATCAACTAATATTTAGTTACGAAAAAAAACAACTAGATACATTATGAAAAAAAAAGAGTAGATTAAGATGAAAAAAGTTCAGCTTAATTTACCAAGTAGCTTAGAGCAGTTGGGTCAATTGGTCCAGTTGGTTTATTAGGATAACTGATGAATCCGTATGGTAACAAACGACTTGGTTATTTAATGAGCAGCATAAATTGAATATAACTAACCACATATTATACGCTTTTTTATATTGATAACGCGTCCATAATTCTAGTGTAAATTGATGGACTCGGCTAATCTCAAAATAAACTACAAAAACATACAAAATAGATTGATTTTAGAAAAAGATATATTTCGCTTCTGTGGCAATGGATCATAGCAAGATGACGCATGACAATATGGCAGGTATGGACCATAGCAAAATGAATCATCAAGATGTGGGGACAGCAAGCACGCCTGCATTGGCAAGTACAGAATCTGTCTATCTAACCAATGGCAAATGGACGGATCAAACGAGCAAGCTATTTGATCTCAATGCTTTAAAAGGTAGAAAACAAGTCACGGCGTTTATCTATACCAGCTGTCAGCAAGTTTGCCCAATTATGATGAAAACCATGAAGGACATGCAAGACAAACTACCAGCAGATATCAAAGCGAAAACGGGTTTTTTAGTGGTGAGTTTGGATCCAAAACGCGATACCCCACAAGTATTGGCAAAATTTGGTGAGCATTACAAAACCGATGGTAACTGGGTATTTTTAAGCGGCAGTGATGATGATATCCGTATGCTTGCCAATACCATGAATATCCGTTATCAATTTGCCGAAGGTGGCATGATCAATCACTCGAATGTGATTTCGGTACTCGATGAAAACGGCAACATGATTGAGCAAGAGATTGGCAATAGCAAAGGTGAAGCGGCAATTTTGGCAGCCTCAAAAACCCGCCGCCCAGTAATCAGCGGCAAGCTGTGGCATTGTTAAAAGTAGCAAAACTGCTACCAATCACTACTTTGTTGCTAAATACCAAGCTAGTTTTTCAACAATTTCACATTGTAATCTCTGCATTGGTAAGTAATAATACGGCTATTATCTATTGACCTTAACCCTAGATTTTTATGCCGCTATTATCGTCCTTAAACCAGTCTATTTTTCTGCGAATTTATGCAGGTCTGTTATTTATCTGTTTGTTGGTTGCATTTTTTGCGCAACTGCTTATCACCACTATCAATGCAGAGCGGGTACAGACTTATCGCGAGGATATGGCATCAGCGGCATTTTATCTCATTGATTCAGGCTTATCGCGCCAAGTGACTGCCCAACAGCGTAATTTTTGGCTCTCTGATGTCAGTACTTTATTTGATACCAAGTTTAATATCGAACCGATCTCAAAAGCGGATTTTAGAACCAGCGAAATCAATCGACTCAATAAACAACAAGCCGTAGTACGTTTTAATAGCGATACCAATACGGCTGAGATTTATTATAAAATCTCGGGTGAAGACAACGTGTTGCATGTAAGTTTTAATAAACTTAGTGAGCAACAAATCAAAGGAGTAGGCGTGTTGCTACTCGATGATTTGTCTTACTATCGTACTTTGGCAGAAAAACAGCAACGCTTGCAACAAATTCAAAAATTTTTCCCTTTTAAGCTCACTTTGCAATCTATTAATAAATTGCAGCTTGATACCGACCAAAAAGCGCGCCTGTATCGCAAAGATATCGTGATTATGTTCCGTGACAATACCAGTGTAGAGAATTCATCGATTAGGGTATTAGCACCGACTGAAATCCAAGATACCGTGGTGGATTTGGGACCTATTCCGCTATTTAACTGGTTTCCGCTTAATCTGATTATTAGTATCACGCTCATTAGTATGTTCTTGATTAGTTTAGGGGTGTATGCGCTAATTTTCCCATTAGAGCGTAAATTGCAGCTCATTCAAAGCGGCATTACCAAAGTGCGCGAAGGTAAGCTCAATACCAAAGTAAAAGTCGTGGGCGAGGATGAAATTGCCCATCTAGCCGCAACCTTTAATAGTATGACTGAGCACATCCGCCGTTTGATTGAATCGCAGCGCGAGTTGACTCGTGCAGTATCCCATGAGCTGCGTACCCCAGTAGCACGTATTCGCTTTGCTGTGGATATGCTGGCTGATACTGATGATTATGACGATCGGATGAGTCAGCGTGATTATATCGATCAGGATATCGAATCGCTCAATGGCTTGATTGATGAAATTTTGACCTATGCCAAGCTTGAAGAAGGCTCACCTAAAATGGACTGGGAAGATGTCGATTTGCAAGAACTCGTTTCGCAGATTGTCCGCGAGACCAATGCGCTTGGTAAACCTGTCACCGTCAAAGTAGGTAAGGTGCAAAAAGGTGCGTTTGCACAAGCCGATAGACGCTATTTACACCGCGTGTTGCAAAACTTGGCAGGCAATGCCACCCGGTATGCCGAAAGCACTATTATCATCTCAGCCGGCTTAGAAAAAAACGAAGCTTTTATCAGTGTGGAAGATGATGGACAGGGTATTCCAGAAAAAGACCGTGAAAAAGTCTTTATCCCGTTTGCGCGTCTGGATGATAGTCGTACCCGTGCCTCGGGTGGTTATGGTCTCGGCTTATCAATCGTGTCTCGAATTGCGTTTTGGTTTAATGGTCGCATGTCAGTGGATGAAAGCCCTACCTTGGGTGGGGCGCGATTTATCATGACTTGGCCGAAAAGCCAGCTAGCGTCAAGTATTGAAGCCGATGAAATTACCCAAAAAAGTAGCGAGAAAAAATACACGCAAGTGCAAGGGTCATAAGCTCGTTACCAGTGATGCTTGCAAATTTGCTCAGACTGGGCTAAATTTTAGTGAGTAACTCAATGGTTTAGCGAAATTTGCGCACATCAATTAACCGATGAGCGAAATCATCACAAGCGAGGATGGCATGCGTTACTTATTTTTAGCCTTGGTGGCACTCAACATGGCGGTTTTTGGTTATTATAGTTTTTTGCGCAAACCTACTGAAAGCCAGTCCGTCTCACAGGCGCGTGCAGCATTGGTTCACCCTGTCACAGCCACCAATGTGTCAAATGAATTACCCCCCATGATTGGTACTAAAAAGTAAAAATGGCTACCTTAACCAAAGTTATCAAAACCAAAGCTACCAAAACCAAAGTTACTAAAGAATCATGGTTAGCCTAACCTATTAAGTAACCAATTAGTCTTCTGTCAGCTTTATTCTATAATCGGAATGTTCACCACCACTACTAAACCGCCACCATTGGGCTGATTACGGGCGATGACGCTACCATTGTGGAGGTGAGTAATGCGGCTTACAATCGCAAGCCCAAGTCCACTTCCTTGCGTGGTACGTGCCGTTTCGCCCCGCTCAAACGGCTGCATAATCCGCTCAAGCTGATCTTCGGCAACGCCTTGCCCTTCATCGCTAACTTTGATGGTTAAGTATTTTTGTCTAGAGGTTATCTCTGGCGTTAGGGTGTCATCGGTAACCACTTGCTCAGTAGGCTGTAGCTCATCATCAATGCCAATCTCAATATGAATGGGCGGCTGACCATACCGACAAGCATTATTGACCAAATTAACGATCAGACGCTTAATAGATAAGGGTCGCAATGGCACACTGGGCAGATCGTCTTGGATATCGATAATAAATGGGGTGGGCGCAAACTGCACCACAATCTCGTTAATGATGGGACGCAGGTTAGTCAATCGTACTGCTTCATCTGAGCCATCTTTCATAAATGAAATAAACTGCTCCAAAATCGCGTCCATGTCCTCAATGTCATACACTAGCCCTTCCCGCAAAAACTCATCGGGTAGCATCTCAGCTGTGAGTCGCATCCGCGTCAGTGGCGTGCGCAAATCATGGGAAATACCAGCGAGCATAATATTGCGTTCTTTTTGGGTTTGGATCAGGTTATGAAACAGTCGGTTAAATGCCAAATTCACCTGACGAATCTCTGTTGAGCCTTCATTGGTCGCCAAATTGTTGGCGTGCCCAAGGGTGATGTAATCAATTGCCACTTTTTGTAGGCGTTTGAGCGGGCGATTTAATTGTCTTACCAAAAACAAAATAGTCAGCAACGTGGCAAGCGGGATCCCCAATAAGAAAAAATAAATCGACGTTGAGCTATATTTGGCATAAAACTTGACAGGCTCTTGCAGCCAAACATCCGGATGCGCACTGTCTTGAATATACAAAATCGGCACGGGTTTGAATTTAAAATTGACCGATACAGGACGCTGCATCACGGTTTCCATCTGTGTTGCCATCCGCTGGGTAAAATAATCTACCAAGGTTTTTTCTTGAAAAGAAGGTATCTGTTGTGGGTCAGTAATCACGTTAATATGCGAGGCATCAATAATCCAATTTTTAAGCTCGGGGTTGTTTTTAAAATCTTTATCCGCTTTATCAATCATCAACAGCTGATGGGCAAGATAAGTCGCATGGTTTTGTAGCTCTGGTAAATACAGACTGCGCCAAAAAAACCACAGCGACAACGCCACGCTCACCAGTACCATCAACATCACCATCAAGGTGGTTTGCCAAGTGTGGCTATAGCCTTTAAGTTTGGGTAAATGCGGTTTCATGCTGGGGTATCCTGATGGTGGCTGTACAGCTAAGTCAAAACGGGCAACGGCACTGGCATCCTGTTATAATACGCAGATAGCTTGGCAAAATTAAAGGGGCAATCATGCAGTTTTCAAAGTTTGGTGAAAAGTTTACCAAAAACAGCGGTATTTTGCAGTTAATGGATGATTTGGGCAACGCGCTTAACAGTGAGCAACCGATTAATATGCTCGGCGGTGGCAATCCAGCACGTATTGATAAAGTTAACCAAACCTATTGGTCGGTGTTTAAAACCTTAGCTAAAGGTGATATGGGCTCAATGGCCATCGAAAATATCGGAAACTATTCAACGCCGCAGGGCGATGCCAAGTTTATTGCCGCATTGGTAGATTTTTTTAATCGCCATTATGATTGGGGACTTACCACAGACAATATCGCCCTGACCAATGGCTCACAAAACGCATTTTTTTATTTATTTAACTTGTTTGGTGGGCAGTTTGACGATCAAGCACAAGGCAGCATTGATAAAAAAATTCTATTACCACTTGCTCCAGAATATGTGGGTTATGCCGATGCCCATGTGGATGGGCAGCATTTTATCGCAGTGCCACCCAGCATCGAATTTGTGCAACATCAAGGTGAAGACGGCTTTTTTAAATACCGAGTCGATTTTGACACGCTAGAAAATTTGGCTGAATTGCACAACGGCGAAATCGGGGCAATTTGCTGTTCCCGCCCGACCAACCCAACAGGCAACGTGCTGACCGATGACGAAATGGCACGCCTTGAAGCGATTGCCAAGCGTTTTGATATCCCACTGATTATTGACAATGCGTATGGGATGCCGTTCCCCAATATCATCTATAGCCAAGCCACGCTCAATTGGAATGAGCAGATTATTTTGTGCTTTAGCCTATCAAAAATCGGTTTGCCTGGGGTGCGTACTGGGGTTGTGGTCGCCAATCCGCAGGTGGTCAAAGCGATTAGCAGCCTAAACGCGATTGTCAATCTAGCGCCGACCCGTTTTGGTGCGGCGATTGCTACGCCACTGCTACAAGATGACCGGCTAAAAGATTTGTCAGACAATCATATTCGTCCGTTTTATCAAGCACAAGCCAAATTAGCCGTGCAGCTGCTAAAACAAGAACTGGGCGACTTGCCAAGCCCCTATAACAATGCGATGAAAATCCACAAGCCTGAAGGCGCGATTTTCTTGTGGGTATGGTTTAAAGATTTGCCGATAACCACGGTTGAGCTATATGAGCGATTAAAAGCCAAAGGCACATTGATTATCCCTAGCGAGCATTTCTTTGTTGGCGTGGATACCGAGAATTTTAGGCATGCCCATGAGTGTATCCGCTTAAGCATCGCCCAAGATGATGATACCTTGAAAAAAGGGATTGCCACGATTGGGGAAGTGGTGAGGGCGGTTTACAATTCTTAAATTTCTACAGAAAAAATTGTGCTATATTAATCAATAAATCACAAATTTATGTGATATTTGGAATTTTATGATTAAATATATTCGATTTAATAATTTTTATTCGTATCTTGATGAGACAGAAGTGTCGTTTGAACTTAGCAAACAGGCGACAGTTTCTGCCTATGATTTTACCGTCAAAACAACCCAAGATAACATTCGCCTAAATAAAATTATGGCGGTAGTTGGAGCCAATGGGTCGGGGAAAACTCAATTTCTTAAACCATTGTCTTTTTTGACTTGGTATATATGTACTTCTGCTAAAACATTTGATAGTGATAAACAAATAGTTATACAAACCCATATATTAAGTGAGTCTGAAGATGCCATATTTCATATGGGTTTTTTGCTAAAAAACTTAGAAAATAATTTTGAAGAATACAGGTATGAACTAGTTATTAATAGGGAACAAATTGTAAAAGAAAATCTTTACAAAAAATCTAGTAGTCAATTTAGTTACATTTTCAAACGTTCATACGTTAACGGTGTTCTAGAATACAGGCATAATGGTTTCATTAGACCCTCTTTAGCAAATGATGCTCAAAAAAATGTTTCATTAATTAGTTACGCAGAAATTTTTGAAAATGAAATTGCTAAGCAAATTATTAATTCCTTAATGAATAATGAATCAAATGTTGTCGCTGGCGGTAGACTAAGTCAAAATGCAAATTCTATTGTTAAAGCTACTAAATTGTTTAACGAGAATGAAAAGCTTAAGAAAACAGCAGAGGATTTGTTATGCAAATTTGATACAGGGATACAGGAAATAGTTATCAAGGAAATCACTGCTTTGGCAAAAGACTCCTCGGAAACACAAGAAATATTATTACCTTTCGGTATACATAGAACTATAGACGGGAAAACTTTTGAACTGAATTTTTTCCAAGAGTCTAATGGTACACAGTCAGCTTTTAACTTACTAAGTTTAATCTTACCTGTCTTACAAAATGGCGGTATTGCTATTATTGATGAACTCGACAACGACTTACATCCGCATTTACTGCAAGAGATTTTTAATTTATTCCGTTCCGAATACACCAATCCCCACAATGCCCAACTTATCTTTACTTGCCATACGCCTGAAGTATTTAATATTCTCAACAAGCATCAAATTTATTTGGTAGAAAAAATCGACCAAAAATCAGAAGCATGGCGATTAGATGAAGTGGAAGGTATACGCAATGACGATAACCTTTATGCCAAATACATGGCAGGGGCTTTTTCTGCCGTACCGAATTTGTAAGGGATAGGCATGGCGAAGAAAAAAATCCGCAATCAACAACAAACCACTTTAATTATCGTGGGTGAAGGCGAGCATGAGGAAGCATTCTTGCAACACATGAAGTCGATTTATGATAATCGGTTGTCAGGTAAAAAAGTTACGTTAGACTTTGCAGGAGGTGGCTCACCGCATGATGTCATCAAATATACAGTCAAACAGACCCAACACCGAGCGTTTGATTATATCTATATTTTGATGGATTCAGATGTAGCGATTGAAGCAAAAGACACCAAAACCGCTAAAGAGAAAAATTTTATCCTACTACAATCTGAGCCATTGTGCCTTGAAGGAATGTTGTTAGAGGTGTTAAAACAGACAGCACTACCGACATCCCAAGCTTGCAAAAATAAATTACATCCGCAGCTATCAGGCGACCCAACTGAAGCCTGTAGCTATTCACCATTATTTGATAAACCTGTTTTGGATAAGACAACCAAAATGACCATTGTCATGTTGCGAGAAATCTTGAAAAAAAGCTACTAGATTCTCCACTCCACAAAATTCTTCAATAGCTGCAATCCTGCAGTATGGCTTTTTTCGGGATGGAACTGGGTCGCAAACAGATTATCTTTAATCACGCTGGCACAAAACTCGACGCCATAATCACAGGTTGCCGCCACAATCGATGGATCAGACGGCACACAATAAAAACTGTGCACAAAATAAAAATGGGTATTATCTTCAATCCCTTGCCATAGCGGATGCGCCAAATCCATATGGGTGATAGTATTCCAGCCCATATGCGGTACTTTAATGCGTTCGTTTTTATCATCTAGCCAATGATCATCAAA from Moraxella osloensis carries:
- a CDS encoding ATP-binding protein — translated: MPLLSSLNQSIFLRIYAGLLFICLLVAFFAQLLITTINAERVQTYREDMASAAFYLIDSGLSRQVTAQQRNFWLSDVSTLFDTKFNIEPISKADFRTSEINRLNKQQAVVRFNSDTNTAEIYYKISGEDNVLHVSFNKLSEQQIKGVGVLLLDDLSYYRTLAEKQQRLQQIQKFFPFKLTLQSINKLQLDTDQKARLYRKDIVIMFRDNTSVENSSIRVLAPTEIQDTVVDLGPIPLFNWFPLNLIISITLISMFLISLGVYALIFPLERKLQLIQSGITKVREGKLNTKVKVVGEDEIAHLAATFNSMTEHIRRLIESQRELTRAVSHELRTPVARIRFAVDMLADTDDYDDRMSQRDYIDQDIESLNGLIDEILTYAKLEEGSPKMDWEDVDLQELVSQIVRETNALGKPVTVKVGKVQKGAFAQADRRYLHRVLQNLAGNATRYAESTIIISAGLEKNEAFISVEDDGQGIPEKDREKVFIPFARLDDSRTRASGGYGLGLSIVSRIAFWFNGRMSVDESPTLGGARFIMTWPKSQLASSIEADEITQKSSEKKYTQVQGS
- a CDS encoding SCO family protein — protein: MTHDNMAGMDHSKMNHQDVGTASTPALASTESVYLTNGKWTDQTSKLFDLNALKGRKQVTAFIYTSCQQVCPIMMKTMKDMQDKLPADIKAKTGFLVVSLDPKRDTPQVLAKFGEHYKTDGNWVFLSGSDDDIRMLANTMNIRYQFAEGGMINHSNVISVLDENGNMIEQEIGNSKGEAAILAASKTRRPVISGKLWHC
- a CDS encoding Rrf2 family transcriptional regulator — protein: MRITQYSDYALRTLIYLAVVPKQHELGNIQAIADSYQISKNHLMKIVHHLSKIGLIESVRGKNGGIRLAFAPKDINIGTVLRHTEVDFGMVDCFFGNHLSKKDDGVTDDGGNSADMTIHAEQIGVVNFSQVSKEIPIAPHHWIEKKEQLPVYSSCVISPVCQLKPILFEAIEAFLTVFDRYSLADLVSNPEEIRALLS
- a CDS encoding AAA family ATPase, which encodes MIKYIRFNNFYSYLDETEVSFELSKQATVSAYDFTVKTTQDNIRLNKIMAVVGANGSGKTQFLKPLSFLTWYICTSAKTFDSDKQIVIQTHILSESEDAIFHMGFLLKNLENNFEEYRYELVINREQIVKENLYKKSSSQFSYIFKRSYVNGVLEYRHNGFIRPSLANDAQKNVSLISYAEIFENEIAKQIINSLMNNESNVVAGGRLSQNANSIVKATKLFNENEKLKKTAEDLLCKFDTGIQEIVIKEITALAKDSSETQEILLPFGIHRTIDGKTFELNFFQESNGTQSAFNLLSLILPVLQNGGIAIIDELDNDLHPHLLQEIFNLFRSEYTNPHNAQLIFTCHTPEVFNILNKHQIYLVEKIDQKSEAWRLDEVEGIRNDDNLYAKYMAGAFSAVPNL
- a CDS encoding valine--pyruvate transaminase, with product MQFSKFGEKFTKNSGILQLMDDLGNALNSEQPINMLGGGNPARIDKVNQTYWSVFKTLAKGDMGSMAIENIGNYSTPQGDAKFIAALVDFFNRHYDWGLTTDNIALTNGSQNAFFYLFNLFGGQFDDQAQGSIDKKILLPLAPEYVGYADAHVDGQHFIAVPPSIEFVQHQGEDGFFKYRVDFDTLENLAELHNGEIGAICCSRPTNPTGNVLTDDEMARLEAIAKRFDIPLIIDNAYGMPFPNIIYSQATLNWNEQIILCFSLSKIGLPGVRTGVVVANPQVVKAISSLNAIVNLAPTRFGAAIATPLLQDDRLKDLSDNHIRPFYQAQAKLAVQLLKQELGDLPSPYNNAMKIHKPEGAIFLWVWFKDLPITTVELYERLKAKGTLIIPSEHFFVGVDTENFRHAHECIRLSIAQDDDTLKKGIATIGEVVRAVYNS
- a CDS encoding ATP-binding protein, with product MKPHLPKLKGYSHTWQTTLMVMLMVLVSVALSLWFFWRSLYLPELQNHATYLAHQLLMIDKADKDFKNNPELKNWIIDASHINVITDPQQIPSFQEKTLVDYFTQRMATQMETVMQRPVSVNFKFKPVPILYIQDSAHPDVWLQEPVKFYAKYSSTSIYFFLLGIPLATLLTILFLVRQLNRPLKRLQKVAIDYITLGHANNLATNEGSTEIRQVNLAFNRLFHNLIQTQKERNIMLAGISHDLRTPLTRMRLTAEMLPDEFLREGLVYDIEDMDAILEQFISFMKDGSDEAVRLTNLRPIINEIVVQFAPTPFIIDIQDDLPSVPLRPLSIKRLIVNLVNNACRYGQPPIHIEIGIDDELQPTEQVVTDDTLTPEITSRQKYLTIKVSDEGQGVAEDQLERIMQPFERGETARTTQGSGLGLAIVSRITHLHNGSVIARNQPNGGGLVVVVNIPIIE